In Parasegetibacter sp. NRK P23, a single genomic region encodes these proteins:
- the nusA gene encoding transcription termination factor NusA — MASINLIEAFQDFKEAENIDRPTMMKVVEDVFKTLLRKKYGSDENFDVIVNAEKGDLEIVRRRMIVDDGAVEDPLAEIAYSDAVKIEPDFEVGEELYEEVDIMDFGRRAILAAKQTLASRISDLKKNVLVKKYGDRVGEIISAEVYQVWKKEILLLDEEGNELILPKSEQIPSDYFKKGENVRAVVKKVELKNNSPVIILSRTHPSFLAKLLEIEVPEIFDGLIVIRKIVREPGERAKVAVESFDDRIDPVGACVGMKGSRIHGIVRELKNENIDVINWTANTQLLIQRSLTPAKISYMDIDQEKHHADVYLKPDQVSLAIGRKGVNIKLACELTGLNIDVYRDNEGEEEEFDVNLDEFSDEIETWIIDELKRVGCDTARSVLQLTADELERRTDLERVTIDDVRRVLQEEMDKE, encoded by the coding sequence ATGGCAAGTATTAACCTGATCGAAGCATTCCAGGATTTTAAAGAGGCGGAAAACATCGACCGCCCTACGATGATGAAAGTGGTGGAGGATGTGTTCAAAACGCTGCTCCGGAAGAAGTATGGCAGTGACGAGAACTTCGACGTGATCGTGAACGCCGAAAAGGGCGACCTGGAAATTGTACGTCGCCGTATGATCGTGGACGACGGAGCCGTTGAAGACCCCCTGGCGGAAATCGCCTACAGCGATGCCGTGAAGATCGAACCCGACTTTGAAGTAGGGGAAGAACTTTACGAGGAGGTGGACATCATGGACTTCGGCCGCCGCGCCATCCTGGCCGCGAAACAAACCCTTGCCAGCCGCATCAGCGACCTGAAAAAGAATGTACTCGTTAAAAAATATGGTGACAGGGTGGGAGAAATCATCTCCGCCGAAGTGTACCAGGTTTGGAAAAAGGAAATCCTCCTGCTGGACGAGGAAGGCAACGAACTTATCCTGCCTAAATCAGAGCAGATTCCTTCCGATTATTTCAAAAAAGGAGAGAACGTTCGCGCCGTGGTAAAAAAGGTGGAACTGAAAAATAACTCGCCCGTAATCATTCTTTCCCGCACACATCCGTCTTTCCTTGCTAAATTGCTGGAAATTGAGGTGCCGGAAATCTTCGACGGTCTTATCGTGATCCGCAAAATCGTTCGTGAACCAGGTGAAAGGGCCAAAGTGGCCGTGGAATCCTTCGACGACAGGATCGATCCGGTGGGCGCCTGCGTAGGGATGAAAGGTAGTCGTATCCACGGTATCGTGCGCGAACTGAAGAACGAGAACATTGATGTGATCAACTGGACCGCCAATACACAACTGCTGATCCAACGCTCGCTCACGCCCGCCAAGATCAGTTATATGGACATCGACCAGGAGAAACACCATGCCGATGTTTACCTCAAACCCGACCAGGTTTCACTCGCCATCGGAAGAAAAGGCGTGAACATCAAACTGGCCTGTGAACTGACAGGACTTAATATAGATGTGTACCGCGATAACGAGGGAGAAGAAGAAGAATTCGACGTGAACCTGGATGAATTCAGCGATGAGATCGAAACATGGATCATCGACGAACTCAAACGTGTGGGTTGCGATACGGCAAGAAGCGTACTGCAACTTACAGCAGATGAACTGGAACGTCGTACCGACCTGGAAAGAGTGACCATTGATGATGTGCGTCGCGTGCTCCAGGAAGAAATGGACAAGGAATAA
- a CDS encoding ribosome maturation factor, producing the protein MANEVQIQAIEQMVTQLLAEDPDCFLVEIRIKPTNNVKVFLDADSGISIAKCVTYNRALYKMMEESALYPDGDFSLEVSSPGLSEPLKLLRQYRKNIGRHVEVVLKDGTQKEGKLTEVTEEGIVVEEEKGKNKKKEVVSHALLFEHIKQTKIQIVF; encoded by the coding sequence ATGGCAAACGAAGTACAGATTCAGGCAATTGAACAGATGGTGACGCAACTCCTGGCCGAAGACCCGGATTGCTTTCTCGTGGAAATCCGCATCAAACCCACCAATAATGTGAAGGTTTTCCTGGATGCCGACTCGGGCATTTCCATCGCAAAATGTGTTACCTACAACAGGGCGCTCTATAAAATGATGGAAGAATCCGCACTCTATCCTGATGGCGATTTTTCCCTGGAAGTATCCTCTCCGGGATTGAGTGAGCCGTTGAAACTGCTCCGTCAATACAGGAAGAATATCGGGCGACACGTGGAAGTGGTGCTGAAAGACGGTACACAGAAAGAAGGAAAACTCACGGAAGTTACCGAAGAAGGCATCGTGGTGGAGGAAGAAAAAGGAAAAAACAAGAAAAAAGAAGTGGTGAGCCACGCGCTCCTTTTCGAGCATATCAAACAAACAAAAATTCAAATCGTGTTCTAA
- a CDS encoding HAD family phosphatase codes for MLENIDAIVFDLGGVLLNLDFGKTEQAFVNAGLTNFKQYFALGHADAIFRDYETGAITDEQFVQGMVKLTNGKLTPESALAAWNAMLLDFPTERVELLEKLSRHKRIFLYSNTNAIHHAFFIAAFQEVYGKSMDGLFEKAYYSHLIGHRKPDTSGFEYIAEDAPLDPARTLFIDDAAVNVDGARKAGWQAYWLQPGDTVNRLFDPLIS; via the coding sequence ATGCTCGAAAACATAGATGCCATCGTATTCGACCTCGGAGGCGTACTCCTCAACCTCGATTTCGGAAAAACCGAACAAGCCTTCGTCAACGCCGGCCTCACCAACTTCAAACAGTACTTCGCCCTCGGCCACGCCGATGCCATCTTCCGCGACTATGAAACCGGCGCCATTACCGATGAACAATTCGTGCAAGGCATGGTAAAACTCACCAACGGAAAACTAACACCCGAATCCGCGCTTGCCGCCTGGAACGCCATGCTGCTCGATTTTCCCACGGAAAGAGTAGAACTGCTTGAAAAACTCTCCCGCCACAAAAGAATCTTCCTCTACAGCAATACCAACGCCATTCACCACGCGTTTTTCATTGCCGCCTTCCAGGAAGTGTACGGCAAAAGCATGGATGGACTCTTCGAAAAAGCCTATTACTCTCACCTGATAGGCCATAGAAAGCCCGATACCAGTGGATTTGAATACATTGCTGAAGATGCTCCCCTTGATCCGGCGCGTACCTTATTCATTGACGATGCGGCCGTGAATGTGGACGGAGCCCGTAAAGCGGGATGGCAGGCCTATTGGCTACAGCCGGGAGATACGGTGAACAGGTTGTTTGACCCGCTTATTTCTTGA
- a CDS encoding prolyl oligopeptidase family serine peptidase, with the protein MAGLSMGGMGTFEMVYRNPHLFAAAIPICGGSDPAIAPVVKNVDWWVFHGAKDDIVPPVNSDIMVDALKKAGASVKYTLYPEANHNSWDPTFAEKDLLPWLFSRKKKDNAR; encoded by the coding sequence GTGGCCGGTTTGAGCATGGGCGGCATGGGCACTTTCGAAATGGTGTACCGCAACCCGCACCTCTTCGCCGCGGCCATCCCGATCTGCGGAGGCTCCGATCCGGCCATCGCACCTGTTGTCAAAAACGTGGACTGGTGGGTTTTCCACGGCGCCAAAGATGATATCGTTCCTCCCGTAAATTCCGATATCATGGTCGATGCCCTGAAAAAAGCAGGCGCTTCCGTGAAGTACACCCTCTACCCCGAAGCCAACCACAACAGCTGGGACCCCACCTTCGCCGAAAAAGACCTGCTGCCCTGGCTCTTCTCCCGGAAAAAGAAAGATAACGCCAGGTAA
- the bglX gene encoding beta-glucosidase BglX: protein MQMKRMMVPAMLLLGSFAMAQPKTNPAQARMNTFVQALMQKMTLEEKIGQLNLPSIGFDVTGPVVSQGVEEKIKKGLVGGVFNTFTPVAVRKLQEMAVTQTRLKIPLLFGYDVIHGHRTIFPIPLGLSASWDTAMIRLTARAAAEEASADGLNWTFSPMVDIARDPRWGRVSEGAGEDPFLGSQIAKAMVKGYQGDDLKKDNTILACVKHFALYGASEAGRDYNTTDMSRIRMYNEYFPPYKAAIDAGVATVMSSFNEVDGVPASANKWLMTDVLRKQWGFKGFVVTDYTAINEMIAHGIGDGKEVARRAIKAPVEMDMVGELFIQQLPGLVKEGKVSVAEIDNACRLILEAKYKLGLFEDPYKYVSEERNRREIMNDQKKMLAKEAAIKSMVLLKNENNVLPLSAEKKIAFIGPLVKNQRDLIGNWSGAGDYKQAVSVWQALERKITAAPFYYAKGCNLVDDEALKNKLNPHGAMLEADVQSPEALIREAVETANKSDVVVAFLGEPFGMSGEAASRSDIGLLPNQQRLLKALKETGKPIVLVLMNGRPLTLSWEDENMSAILETWYGGTMAGPAIVDVLYGEANPSGKLSMTFPRNVGQIPLYYNHKNTGRPLDENQKYTSKYLDVSNEPLYPFGHGLSYTSFSYGDIMLSGKTLGVTGKLTATVTVTNTGKYKGEETVQLYVRDLVGTVTRPVKELKGFSKVTLAPGESKKVTFTITPDDLKFYNGDLQLVHEPGEYHVFIGGSSATSNKATFTLR, encoded by the coding sequence ATGCAGATGAAAAGAATGATGGTTCCGGCCATGTTACTACTGGGTTCCTTCGCGATGGCCCAGCCCAAAACAAATCCCGCGCAGGCGCGTATGAATACCTTTGTGCAGGCGCTGATGCAGAAGATGACGCTGGAAGAAAAGATTGGTCAGCTCAACCTGCCTTCTATTGGATTCGATGTAACGGGGCCTGTGGTGAGCCAGGGCGTGGAAGAAAAGATCAAAAAAGGTTTGGTGGGCGGTGTATTTAATACATTCACGCCGGTAGCGGTACGCAAACTACAGGAGATGGCGGTTACACAAACCCGTTTGAAAATACCGCTCCTGTTTGGTTACGATGTGATCCACGGCCACAGAACGATTTTCCCGATACCACTCGGTTTATCGGCAAGCTGGGATACCGCGATGATCAGGCTTACCGCACGTGCCGCCGCTGAAGAAGCCAGTGCCGATGGCCTGAACTGGACTTTCTCTCCGATGGTGGACATTGCCCGCGATCCCCGCTGGGGTCGCGTAAGTGAAGGCGCGGGTGAGGACCCCTTCCTCGGTTCCCAGATCGCGAAGGCCATGGTGAAAGGCTACCAGGGCGACGACCTGAAAAAAGACAATACCATCCTGGCCTGCGTGAAGCACTTCGCCCTCTATGGCGCTTCCGAAGCGGGACGTGATTACAATACCACGGACATGAGCCGCATCAGGATGTACAATGAATACTTCCCGCCCTATAAAGCCGCGATAGACGCTGGCGTGGCCACGGTAATGAGTTCGTTCAACGAAGTGGATGGGGTGCCGGCTTCCGCAAACAAATGGCTGATGACAGATGTACTCCGCAAACAATGGGGTTTCAAAGGATTTGTGGTAACCGATTATACCGCCATCAACGAAATGATCGCACATGGCATCGGAGACGGGAAAGAAGTGGCCCGTCGTGCCATCAAAGCACCCGTGGAAATGGATATGGTAGGCGAACTGTTCATCCAGCAACTGCCCGGGCTGGTGAAAGAAGGAAAAGTATCCGTTGCTGAAATTGACAACGCCTGCAGGCTGATACTGGAAGCCAAATACAAACTCGGATTGTTTGAAGATCCCTATAAATATGTAAGTGAGGAAAGGAACAGGCGCGAGATCATGAATGATCAGAAGAAAATGCTTGCGAAAGAAGCGGCCATCAAAAGTATGGTGCTCCTGAAGAACGAAAACAACGTTTTACCCCTGAGCGCCGAGAAAAAAATCGCCTTCATAGGACCGTTGGTAAAGAACCAGCGCGACCTGATCGGCAACTGGAGTGGCGCGGGCGATTACAAACAGGCCGTGAGCGTATGGCAGGCATTGGAAAGAAAGATCACCGCCGCGCCATTCTACTATGCGAAGGGCTGCAACCTGGTGGATGATGAAGCGCTGAAGAATAAATTGAATCCGCACGGCGCCATGCTGGAAGCTGATGTACAATCGCCGGAAGCGCTGATCAGGGAAGCCGTGGAAACCGCGAACAAATCAGATGTAGTGGTAGCCTTCCTGGGCGAACCCTTCGGCATGAGTGGGGAAGCAGCCAGCCGCAGCGATATTGGGCTGCTGCCCAACCAGCAACGTTTGCTGAAAGCATTGAAAGAAACAGGGAAGCCCATCGTGCTCGTATTGATGAATGGTCGTCCGCTCACACTCAGTTGGGAAGATGAAAACATGAGCGCTATCCTTGAAACCTGGTATGGCGGCACGATGGCGGGGCCCGCTATCGTAGATGTCTTGTACGGCGAAGCGAACCCTTCGGGTAAACTGAGCATGACCTTCCCCCGGAACGTAGGACAAATCCCTTTGTACTACAACCACAAGAATACCGGTCGTCCACTGGATGAGAACCAGAAATATACCAGTAAATACCTCGATGTTTCCAATGAGCCTTTGTATCCCTTCGGCCACGGACTCAGCTACACCAGTTTTTCTTACGGCGACATCATGCTCAGTGGAAAAACCCTCGGCGTAACCGGGAAACTTACCGCCACCGTTACCGTTACAAACACCGGGAAATACAAGGGGGAAGAAACGGTGCAATTGTATGTGCGCGACCTGGTGGGCACCGTAACACGTCCCGTAAAAGAATTGAAAGGCTTCAGCAAGGTAACGCTTGCGCCTGGTGAATCGAAGAAAGTAACCTTCACGATTACCCCCGACGACCTGAAGTTCTACAACGGCGACCTGCAACTGGTGCATGAACCCGGGGAATACCACGTTTTCATAGGCGGTTCCAGCGCCACATCTAACAAAGCAACTTTTACGCTCAGATAA
- a CDS encoding GDSL-type esterase/lipase family protein, giving the protein MKNFIAKKILPALLLLLIGTGAFAQNAPFRNEILQYKKIDSIQAVPANPIVFIGSSSLRLWKNLPGAFPGYPVVNRGFGGSAIPHVDRYAEDILFPYKPAQIVFYCGENDLTEKGVTGDSVYYRFRNLFQKIRERLPDVPFVFVALKPSPSREALMPQVKRANGLIAMFLSEQPNTAFIDVFSKMINSEGKPMRNLFGPDMLHMNSDGYQLWKDMLAPVLLK; this is encoded by the coding sequence ATGAAAAATTTCATCGCTAAGAAAATCCTACCTGCCCTTTTACTTTTACTGATTGGAACAGGCGCTTTTGCGCAGAATGCTCCTTTCAGGAACGAGATTCTTCAATACAAAAAAATCGACAGCATCCAGGCCGTTCCGGCCAACCCCATCGTGTTCATCGGCAGCTCTTCTTTACGCCTCTGGAAAAATCTGCCTGGCGCCTTTCCGGGTTATCCGGTGGTGAACCGGGGCTTTGGGGGATCGGCCATTCCTCACGTGGATAGGTATGCGGAGGATATCCTTTTTCCTTATAAACCGGCGCAGATTGTATTTTACTGTGGCGAAAATGACCTTACAGAGAAAGGAGTTACCGGCGATTCTGTGTATTACCGCTTCAGAAACTTATTTCAGAAAATCAGGGAAAGATTGCCCGATGTGCCATTCGTATTCGTGGCCCTGAAACCCAGTCCCAGCAGGGAAGCCCTGATGCCCCAGGTTAAACGTGCCAACGGATTGATCGCTATGTTCCTTTCCGAACAACCGAATACCGCCTTCATAGATGTGTTCTCTAAAATGATCAATAGTGAAGGGAAGCCGATGCGCAACCTTTTTGGCCCCGATATGCTGCACATGAACAGCGACGGCTATCAGCTATGGAAGGACATGCTTGCACCCGTACTCCTCAAATAG